The following are encoded in a window of Caldicellulosiruptor danielii genomic DNA:
- the hpf gene encoding ribosome hibernation-promoting factor, HPF/YfiA family produces MNFIISGKNIEVTDALKERIEKKLSKLERYIKLNTDVHVTLSVEKISHIVEVTIPFHGMILRAEERSNDMYSAIDLVVDTLERQIRKFKTKIAKRAKDAESLRYMTFELEEPEKEAAEENGEFRIAKTKRFPIKPMSVEEAILQMNLLGHNFFVFLNQDTDKVNVVYKRNDGAYGLIEPEY; encoded by the coding sequence ATGAACTTTATCATCAGTGGTAAGAACATTGAAGTAACAGATGCACTAAAAGAAAGGATTGAAAAGAAACTTTCAAAACTTGAGAGGTATATCAAGCTTAACACAGATGTTCATGTAACTTTGAGTGTTGAGAAGATTTCACACATAGTCGAAGTGACAATACCATTCCATGGAATGATTTTGAGAGCTGAAGAGAGAAGCAACGATATGTACAGTGCCATAGATTTGGTTGTTGACACTTTGGAAAGGCAAATTCGAAAGTTCAAAACAAAAATAGCAAAAAGGGCAAAAGATGCAGAGTCTTTGCGATACATGACATTTGAATTAGAAGAGCCTGAGAAGGAAGCTGCAGAAGAAAATGGTGAGTTTAGAATTGCCAAGACAAAGAGGTTTCCTATAAAGCCAATGAGTGTGGAAGAGGCTATTTTGCAGATGAATTTGCTTGGTCATAACTTCTTTGTATTTTTGAATCAGGACACAGATAAGGTGAATGTGGTGTATAAAAGAAACGACGGCGCGTATGGTTTAATTGAGCCTGAATATTAA